The following proteins are encoded in a genomic region of Candidatus Binatus sp.:
- a CDS encoding HAD-IIIA family hydrolase — translation MANPNGNAALFFDLGGTLVKLNDAREIPLDANGDVVVELLPGVAEKLRPMHDHLMFVVTNQAGIRRGRLTAGKMEAALAKLDHQLGDILTAWQICPHTDDDKCECRKPKGGMITELADLYGVDLASSTMVGDQEVDRLAAKAAGVAKFVAAKDFFGWQG, via the coding sequence ATGGCCAATCCGAATGGCAACGCGGCGCTGTTCTTCGATCTCGGCGGCACGCTGGTCAAGCTCAACGACGCGCGCGAGATTCCGCTCGACGCAAACGGCGACGTGGTAGTCGAACTGCTTCCCGGCGTGGCTGAAAAGCTTCGCCCGATGCACGACCATCTGATGTTTGTCGTGACCAACCAGGCGGGGATCAGGCGCGGCCGGCTCACGGCGGGAAAAATGGAGGCCGCGCTCGCGAAGCTCGACCATCAGCTCGGCGACATCCTGACCGCGTGGCAAATCTGTCCGCATACCGACGACGACAAATGCGAATGCCGCAAGCCCAAGGGTGGAATGATCACGGAGCTGGCCGACCTGTACGGCGTGGATTTGGCATCGTCAACGATGGTGGGCGATCAGGAGGTCGATAGGCTGGCGGCCAAGGCGGCGGGCGTCGCCAAGTTCGTCGCGGCCAAGGATTTCTTCGGCTGGCAGGGGTGA
- a CDS encoding aspartate aminotransferase family protein codes for MTTSDGKLPAIHTSVPGPKSKEIFDTEQKYIAPGRQRISLLAGLAFDHGEGATLTDADGNTYVDFFAGVGVASLGHAHPALAQALARQASRLMVGTFATKERAAAFKLLAEVAPAGLNRAHLYSGGAEAVEAALRLARSATGKHEAVSFWGGFHGKSGGVIGLIGDESKQGYGPLQGGQYSVPYADCYRCPFKLKHPECGLYCVDFARQQIKMSSGGALAAIVAEPMQGTAGNVIPPDDWMPAIKSVAKDFGALLIADEMITGFGRTGKWWGVEHSGVRPDIVTVGKGMGSGYPVSGVLLSDELGKAEPFSKPSASSSSYGGNPLAAVAVAETIGAIQRQHLVENSRKVGAMMLLRLVQLKEKYEFVGDVRGKGLMIGVELVRDLETKELLGKKVTELIFAECLKRGLVIMGYFPKIRINPALVITEAQAEAGIAILDEVFAHVRDRVDWRHA; via the coding sequence ATGACAACCAGCGACGGAAAACTTCCGGCAATCCACACCTCGGTTCCAGGCCCCAAGTCGAAGGAGATCTTCGACACCGAACAAAAATATATCGCGCCGGGCCGCCAGCGAATTTCACTGCTCGCCGGCCTCGCGTTCGATCACGGTGAAGGCGCGACGCTTACCGACGCCGACGGCAACACCTACGTCGATTTCTTCGCCGGCGTCGGGGTCGCAAGCCTCGGCCATGCGCATCCCGCACTGGCCCAAGCGCTGGCGCGTCAGGCGTCGCGGCTGATGGTCGGCACGTTCGCGACCAAAGAGCGCGCGGCGGCGTTCAAGCTGCTGGCCGAAGTCGCGCCCGCCGGACTCAACCGCGCACATCTATATAGCGGCGGCGCGGAGGCGGTCGAAGCCGCCCTGCGGCTGGCGCGTTCCGCCACCGGCAAGCACGAAGCCGTGAGCTTCTGGGGCGGCTTCCACGGCAAAAGCGGCGGCGTGATCGGACTTATCGGCGACGAATCGAAGCAAGGCTACGGCCCGCTGCAGGGCGGGCAATACTCGGTGCCATACGCGGACTGCTACCGATGCCCGTTCAAGTTGAAGCATCCCGAGTGCGGGCTTTATTGCGTCGATTTCGCGCGCCAGCAAATCAAGATGAGTTCCGGCGGCGCGCTCGCTGCGATCGTCGCGGAGCCGATGCAGGGCACCGCGGGCAACGTGATTCCGCCCGACGACTGGATGCCGGCGATCAAATCGGTGGCCAAGGATTTCGGCGCGCTGCTGATCGCCGACGAAATGATCACCGGCTTCGGACGGACCGGAAAATGGTGGGGCGTCGAGCACAGCGGCGTTCGCCCGGATATCGTCACCGTCGGCAAGGGGATGGGCTCCGGATATCCGGTTTCGGGCGTGCTGCTGAGCGACGAGCTGGGCAAGGCGGAGCCGTTCTCGAAGCCGAGCGCGTCGTCGTCGAGCTATGGCGGGAATCCGCTCGCGGCGGTGGCGGTGGCGGAAACGATTGGCGCGATTCAGAGACAGCACCTGGTCGAGAACTCGCGCAAGGTCGGCGCGATGATGCTGTTGCGGCTGGTGCAACTCAAAGAAAAATACGAGTTCGTCGGCGACGTCCGCGGCAAGGGACTGATGATCGGCGTCGAGCTGGTGCGCGATCTCGAGACCAAGGAACTGCTCGGCAAAAAAGTCACCGAGCTGATATTCGCCGAATGCCTCAAGCGCGGGCTGGTGATCATGGGCTACTTTCCCAAGATTCGAATCAATCCCGCGCTGGTTATTACCGAGGCGCAAGCCGAGGCCGGCATCGCCATCCTCGACGAAGTGTTCGCGCACGTTCGCGACCGCGTCGATTGGCGCCACGCATAA
- a CDS encoding NTP transferase domain-containing protein: protein MNGLQGAIIAAGRGERLRSSTRDDMPKPLVKLGGEAMLSRQARALIEAGASSVVAVINSETARLAGEMALEIPPSVRLVVRDTANSMETMLALGDLLEPGWFIAATVDAVIPQAELARFVNESRRKIEDCSEKKLAGVLAVTRWRGEARPLFADVTKNGLILRLGNRQTSSVTAGLYSLSTRVFDYAADARRAGLDALRRFLALIIERGMQLDAIEIEGSIDVDEASDLDAARIAIRKMP, encoded by the coding sequence GTGAACGGATTGCAAGGAGCGATCATTGCCGCCGGCCGCGGCGAGCGGCTGCGCAGCTCGACGCGCGACGATATGCCCAAGCCGCTGGTCAAGCTGGGCGGCGAGGCGATGCTCTCGCGGCAGGCGCGCGCGCTGATCGAGGCGGGCGCATCCTCGGTGGTCGCGGTGATCAATTCCGAGACGGCGCGGCTTGCGGGCGAAATGGCGCTCGAGATTCCGCCGTCGGTCCGGCTCGTCGTTCGCGACACCGCCAACTCGATGGAAACGATGCTGGCGCTGGGCGACCTGCTGGAACCGGGATGGTTCATCGCGGCGACCGTGGACGCCGTAATTCCGCAGGCGGAGTTGGCGCGTTTTGTTAATGAGTCGCGGCGGAAAATCGAGGATTGCAGCGAGAAAAAATTGGCAGGCGTGCTGGCCGTCACCCGATGGCGCGGCGAGGCCAGGCCACTTTTCGCCGATGTAACAAAAAATGGGTTGATCCTGCGGCTGGGCAACCGACAGACTTCTTCGGTGACGGCGGGACTCTATTCCCTGTCGACCCGAGTTTTTGACTATGCCGCTGACGCGCGCCGCGCGGGACTCGACGCGCTCCGCCGCTTCCTCGCGCTGATCATTGAGCGCGGGATGCAACTGGATGCGATTGAGATCGAAGGATCGATCGATGTCGATGAAGCGTCGGACCTCGACGCCGCGCGCATCGCGATACGGAAGATGCCATGA
- a CDS encoding HAD family hydrolase, with product MATITALLFDFGGTLDGPAHWLDRFLSSYRAAGIEISRADLDPAFEHATRIGYGATRIVACFGMTDLVRFLVGHQFEYLRKSGPVPLAAMLGDAGAAGRHRFVEHVTNAFARETTAGLAHSREVIGTLEGRFKMGVVSNFYGNLDAVLAEAKLDRFFDAAADSSRVGIFKPAAAIFEAALKKMHCAPESTAMIGDSLTKDCAPAHKLGMRTVWLRTEPRCGDDASWRDTADITIRSIDEVAQIQW from the coding sequence ATCGATTTCTCTCGAGCTACCGCGCCGCGGGAATCGAAATTTCGCGCGCCGATCTCGACCCGGCCTTCGAGCACGCAACGCGAATCGGATACGGCGCGACCAGGATCGTGGCGTGCTTCGGGATGACGGACCTGGTGCGATTCCTCGTGGGCCATCAATTCGAATACCTGCGGAAAAGCGGGCCGGTCCCGCTTGCCGCGATGCTCGGCGACGCTGGCGCCGCGGGACGCCATCGCTTCGTCGAGCACGTCACGAACGCTTTCGCCCGCGAGACGACCGCCGGACTGGCGCATAGCCGCGAGGTTATCGGCACGCTCGAGGGCCGCTTCAAAATGGGCGTCGTTTCGAACTTCTATGGAAATCTCGACGCCGTCCTGGCGGAGGCGAAGCTGGATCGATTCTTCGACGCGGCTGCCGATTCGTCGCGCGTTGGAATTTTCAAGCCCGCGGCGGCCATCTTCGAAGCCGCGCTGAAAAAAATGCATTGCGCGCCCGAATCGACCGCGATGATTGGCGATTCCCTCACCAAGGATTGCGCACCCGCACACAAACTCGGAATGCGAACCGTCTGGCTGCGCACCGAGCCGCGATGCGGCGACGATGCATCCTGGCGGGACACCGCCGACATCACGATCCGCTCGATCGACGAAGTTGCGCAAATTCAATGGTGA